In a genomic window of Mycolicibacter heraklionensis:
- a CDS encoding TIGR00730 family Rossman fold protein yields MRCSEWAVCVYCASGPSDPALLALAAKVGAAIAERGWTLVWGGGNVSAMGALAVAARERGGHTVGVIPKALLHREVADVDADELIVTDTMRERKQVMDDRADAFLTLPGGIGTLEELFETWTAGYLGMHDKEVVLLDPDGHYEALWTWLSGLIETGYVSRRAMDRLLVFDDMEAALDACSPGTAGTD; encoded by the coding sequence GTGCGGTGCAGCGAATGGGCGGTCTGTGTCTACTGCGCGTCCGGTCCCAGCGATCCGGCACTGTTGGCGCTGGCCGCCAAGGTCGGTGCGGCGATCGCCGAGCGGGGCTGGACGTTGGTGTGGGGAGGCGGCAACGTCTCGGCGATGGGCGCGCTCGCCGTGGCCGCCCGGGAGCGCGGCGGGCATACCGTCGGGGTGATCCCCAAAGCGCTGCTGCATCGCGAGGTGGCCGATGTCGACGCCGACGAGCTGATCGTCACCGACACCATGCGCGAGCGAAAGCAGGTGATGGACGACCGCGCCGACGCATTCCTGACCCTGCCCGGCGGCATCGGCACGCTGGAAGAGCTGTTCGAAACCTGGACCGCGGGGTATCTGGGTATGCACGACAAAGAGGTGGTGCTGCTGGATCCCGACGGCCACTACGAGGCGCTGTGGACGTGGCTGTCCGGGCTGATCGAGACCGGGTACGTGTCCCGGCGTGCGATGGACCGCCTGCTGGTGTTCGACGACATGGAGGCGGCGCTGGACGCCTGTTCACCCGGTACCGCCGGTACCGATTAA
- a CDS encoding RND family transporter, which produces MTAPTDDAPTVTIPAARPAERPRLPRFIRRFAVPIILAWIALIAVLNIVVPQLEDVGKLRAVSMSPNDAPSMIATKRVGKVFQEYDTSSSVMIVLEGDEPLGAAAHEFYDRMVRDLRADTAHVQHVQDFWGDTLTAKGAQSADGKAAYVQVYIAGDQGETLANESVDAVRHIASGLPAPAGVKAYVTGPAATSSDQNHVGDKSMETIEMLTFAVITVMLLGVYRSVITTLIVLLMVVFELSAARGLVAFLGFHNLFGLTTFATNMLVTLAIAASTDYAIFLIGRYQEARKAGEDREAAYYSMFHGTAHVVLASGLTIAGATFCLHFTRLPYFQTMGFPLSIGMVIVVAAALTLGPAVISVCSRFGRVLEPKRVTRSTGWHRVGTSTVRWPGAILVAAVAAALIGLLALPGYHTSYNDRIYLPDDVAANVGYSAAFRHFSQAKMNPDLMMVETDRDLRNPADFLVIDKIAKALKNVHGIAQVQTITRPDGDPVKHSTIPYTLGQSGTAQLMNNDYMQTNLENLLKQADDLQASIDSMTEMMNIQQDLAEVSQRMADKMSNTAVDIGEMRNHMADFDDFFRVFRNYFYWEPHCFDIPICWSLRSIFDALDGVDTMSADFDEIVPDMQRMAELMPRMVAVMPAQIQSMKNQKQTLLNQYQVQKAQQDQNMAMQENSTAMGEAFDAAKNDDSFYLPPEAFDTADFKRGIKLFLSPDGHAVRFTIIHQGDPLTPEGISRIESLKVAAADAIKGTPFEGAKIYLGGSAAMFYDMQQGANYDLMIVATAALILIFIIMMVLTRAVVAATVIVGTVVLSLGSAFGLSVLLWQHIVGIPLHWMVLPMSVIVLLAVGADYNLLLVSRIKEEIHAGLHTGLIRAMVGTGAVVTAAGLVFAFTMASMAVSALIVIGQVGTTIGLGLLFDTLIVRSLMTPSVATLLGRWFWWPQIVRPRPVPQPWPQPIQREPEEVLV; this is translated from the coding sequence ATGACCGCGCCGACGGACGACGCGCCGACCGTGACCATTCCGGCGGCACGTCCCGCCGAGCGCCCGCGGCTACCCCGGTTCATCCGGAGGTTCGCGGTGCCTATCATCCTGGCCTGGATCGCCCTGATCGCCGTGCTGAACATCGTCGTCCCGCAGCTCGAGGACGTCGGCAAGCTGCGTGCGGTGTCGATGAGCCCCAATGACGCACCGTCGATGATCGCCACCAAGCGGGTCGGAAAGGTGTTCCAGGAGTACGACACTTCCAGCTCGGTGATGATCGTGCTCGAAGGCGACGAGCCACTGGGTGCGGCGGCGCATGAGTTCTATGACCGCATGGTGCGTGATCTGCGTGCCGACACCGCCCACGTCCAGCACGTCCAGGACTTCTGGGGCGACACGCTCACTGCCAAGGGCGCCCAGAGCGCCGACGGCAAGGCCGCCTACGTGCAGGTCTACATCGCCGGCGACCAGGGTGAGACGCTGGCCAACGAGTCGGTGGACGCGGTGCGCCACATCGCATCCGGCCTCCCCGCTCCCGCCGGTGTGAAGGCCTATGTGACGGGGCCGGCGGCAACAAGCTCCGACCAGAACCACGTCGGCGACAAGAGCATGGAGACCATCGAAATGCTCACCTTCGCCGTCATCACGGTGATGTTGTTGGGCGTGTACCGATCCGTCATCACCACGCTGATCGTGTTGCTGATGGTCGTGTTCGAGCTGTCGGCTGCCCGAGGACTGGTGGCATTCCTGGGATTCCACAACCTGTTCGGCCTGACGACCTTCGCCACCAACATGCTGGTGACGCTGGCCATCGCCGCCTCCACCGACTACGCGATCTTCCTGATCGGCCGATATCAGGAGGCACGCAAAGCCGGTGAGGACCGAGAAGCCGCGTACTACAGCATGTTCCACGGAACCGCGCACGTGGTGTTGGCCTCCGGGCTGACCATCGCCGGGGCGACGTTCTGCCTGCACTTCACCCGGCTGCCGTACTTCCAGACGATGGGCTTCCCGCTGTCGATCGGCATGGTGATCGTGGTCGCCGCGGCATTGACCCTGGGGCCCGCCGTCATCTCGGTGTGCAGTCGCTTCGGTCGGGTGCTGGAGCCCAAGCGCGTCACCCGGTCGACCGGGTGGCACCGGGTCGGCACCTCAACCGTTCGCTGGCCCGGGGCGATCCTGGTGGCCGCCGTCGCGGCGGCGCTGATCGGCCTGCTCGCGCTGCCCGGCTACCACACCAGCTACAACGACCGCATCTACCTGCCCGACGACGTCGCCGCGAACGTGGGTTACTCGGCCGCGTTCCGGCACTTCTCCCAGGCGAAGATGAACCCGGACCTGATGATGGTCGAAACCGACCGGGACCTGCGTAACCCGGCGGACTTCCTGGTGATCGACAAGATCGCCAAAGCTCTCAAGAACGTGCACGGCATCGCCCAGGTGCAGACCATCACCCGCCCCGACGGAGACCCGGTCAAACATTCGACGATCCCGTACACCCTGGGCCAGAGCGGCACGGCCCAGCTGATGAACAACGACTACATGCAGACCAACCTGGAGAACCTGCTCAAGCAGGCCGACGATCTGCAGGCCAGCATCGACTCGATGACCGAGATGATGAACATCCAGCAGGACCTGGCCGAGGTGTCGCAGCGGATGGCCGACAAGATGTCCAACACGGCGGTCGACATCGGCGAGATGCGTAACCACATGGCCGATTTCGACGACTTCTTCCGGGTGTTCCGCAACTACTTCTACTGGGAGCCGCACTGCTTCGACATCCCCATCTGCTGGTCTTTGCGGTCGATCTTCGATGCCCTGGACGGCGTCGACACCATGTCCGCCGACTTCGATGAGATCGTGCCCGACATGCAGCGCATGGCCGAGCTGATGCCGCGGATGGTCGCGGTGATGCCGGCGCAGATCCAGTCGATGAAGAACCAGAAGCAGACGTTGCTCAACCAGTACCAGGTGCAGAAGGCCCAGCAGGACCAGAACATGGCGATGCAGGAGAACTCCACGGCCATGGGCGAGGCTTTCGACGCCGCCAAGAACGACGATTCGTTCTACCTTCCGCCGGAAGCCTTCGACACCGCCGACTTCAAGCGCGGTATCAAGCTGTTCCTGTCGCCGGACGGTCATGCGGTGCGGTTCACCATCATTCACCAGGGCGACCCCTTGACGCCCGAGGGAATATCGCGCATCGAATCGCTCAAGGTCGCCGCGGCCGATGCGATCAAGGGAACACCGTTCGAGGGGGCCAAGATCTATCTCGGCGGCAGCGCCGCGATGTTCTACGACATGCAGCAGGGCGCCAACTACGACCTGATGATCGTTGCGACGGCCGCGCTGATCCTGATCTTCATCATCATGATGGTCCTGACCCGCGCCGTGGTCGCCGCGACGGTGATCGTCGGCACGGTGGTGCTCAGTCTTGGTTCCGCGTTCGGCCTGTCAGTCCTGCTCTGGCAGCACATCGTCGGCATCCCGCTGCACTGGATGGTGCTGCCGATGTCGGTCATCGTGCTGCTGGCCGTCGGCGCGGATTACAACCTGCTGCTGGTCTCGCGGATCAAGGAGGAGATCCACGCGGGTCTGCACACCGGGCTGATCCGCGCCATGGTCGGCACCGGTGCCGTGGTGACGGCCGCGGGTCTGGTGTTCGCCTTCACCATGGCCTCGATGGCGGTCAGCGCGTTGATCGTGATCGGCCAGGTCGGCACGACCATCGGGCTGGGCCTGCTCTTCGACACCTTGATCGTCCGGTCCCTGATGACGCCGTCGGTCGCCACTCTGCTGGGGCGCTGGTTCTGGTGGCCGCAGATCGTGCGTCCACGCCCGGTTCCGCAGCCCTGGCCGCAACCGATCCAGCGGGAACCGGAGGAAGTGCTGGTTTAG
- the dapE gene encoding succinyl-diaminopimelate desuccinylase, whose protein sequence is MLDLRSDPIALTAALVDIPSESRHEARIADEVEAALRAQTSGFEIIRDGDAVLARTQLGRPTRVLLAGHLDTVPAAGNLPSRRTTTGDEGDVLHGCGTVDMKSGVAVFLHLAATVVEPAHDLTCVFYDCEEIEAAANGLGRIERNLPDWLTADVAVLGEPTGGYIEAGCQGTLRVVISAAGTRAHSARSWLGDNAIHKLGAVLNRLAAYQPRSIDIDGCVYREGLSAVRIEGGVAGNVIPDAASVTVNFRFAPDRTPHEALTHVQEVFDGLHVVIEQTDSAAGALPGLTAPAAAALVAAAGGRVRAKYGWTDVSRFAARGIPAVNYGPGDPNLAHKVDERVPVEQISTVAELLRGFLSS, encoded by the coding sequence GTGCTGGACCTGCGCTCCGACCCGATTGCCCTGACCGCGGCGCTGGTGGACATTCCCAGCGAGTCGCGGCACGAGGCGCGGATCGCCGACGAGGTCGAAGCCGCGCTGCGGGCCCAGACGTCCGGTTTCGAGATCATCCGCGACGGTGACGCGGTGCTGGCCCGCACCCAGCTGGGACGCCCGACCCGGGTGCTGCTGGCCGGGCATCTGGACACCGTCCCGGCGGCCGGCAACCTGCCCAGCCGGCGCACCACCACCGGCGACGAGGGCGACGTGCTGCACGGTTGCGGCACGGTCGACATGAAATCCGGGGTCGCCGTCTTCCTGCACCTGGCGGCCACCGTCGTCGAGCCTGCACACGATCTGACCTGCGTGTTCTACGACTGCGAGGAGATCGAGGCGGCCGCCAACGGGCTGGGCCGCATCGAACGCAACCTGCCGGACTGGCTGACGGCCGACGTCGCCGTCCTCGGTGAGCCCACCGGCGGCTACATCGAGGCCGGCTGTCAGGGCACGCTGCGGGTGGTGATCAGCGCGGCGGGCACCCGGGCGCATTCGGCGCGCTCCTGGCTGGGCGACAACGCCATCCACAAACTGGGGGCGGTGCTGAACCGACTGGCCGCCTACCAGCCGCGCAGCATCGACATCGACGGCTGTGTCTACCGCGAGGGATTGTCGGCGGTGCGCATCGAAGGCGGGGTCGCCGGCAACGTCATCCCCGATGCCGCGAGCGTGACCGTGAACTTCCGCTTCGCCCCGGACCGCACGCCCCATGAGGCGCTGACCCATGTGCAGGAGGTGTTCGACGGCCTGCACGTCGTGATCGAGCAGACCGACTCCGCCGCCGGCGCCCTGCCGGGACTCACCGCGCCCGCCGCGGCCGCGCTGGTGGCTGCTGCCGGGGGCCGGGTACGGGCCAAGTACGGCTGGACCGACGTGTCCCGGTTCGCCGCCCGCGGCATCCCCGCGGTCAACTACGGGCCGGGCGATCCCAACCTGGCTCACAAGGTCGACGAGCGGGTGCCGGTCGAGCAGATCAGCACGGTGGCGGAGCTGCTGCGCGGGTTCCTCAGCTCCTAG
- the dapD gene encoding 2,3,4,5-tetrahydropyridine-2,6-dicarboxylate N-succinyltransferase: MAGVTGASGVGVATLAADGSVLDTWFPAPELGGSGQPGTTRLTADEVPAELAGLLGADEDRGTETVAVRTVIGSLDDAAVDAYDAYLRLHLLSHRLVVPHGLNAGGLFGVLTNVVWTNYGPCAVEGFESTRARLRRRGPVTVYGVDKFPRMVDYVLPSGVRIADADRVRLGAHLASGTTVMHEGFVNFNAGTLGASMVEGRISAGVVVGDGSDVGGGASIMGTLSGGGTQVISIGKRCLLGANAGLGIPLGDDCVVEAGLYVTAGTKVALPDGTTTKARDLAGGNNLLFRRNSQTGAVEVVARDGQGIALNEDLHAN, from the coding sequence CTGGCCGGCGTGACTGGAGCTTCGGGCGTCGGGGTAGCGACGCTGGCCGCAGACGGATCGGTGCTCGACACCTGGTTTCCCGCACCGGAGTTGGGCGGCTCCGGCCAGCCCGGGACCACCCGCCTTACCGCGGACGAGGTGCCCGCCGAGCTGGCCGGGCTGCTCGGCGCCGACGAGGACCGTGGCACCGAGACGGTCGCGGTGCGCACCGTGATCGGGTCACTCGACGACGCCGCCGTCGACGCCTACGACGCCTATCTGCGGCTGCACCTGCTGTCGCACCGGCTGGTGGTGCCGCACGGGCTCAACGCCGGCGGACTGTTCGGCGTGCTGACCAACGTGGTGTGGACCAACTACGGTCCGTGCGCCGTCGAGGGCTTCGAGTCAACACGTGCCCGGTTGCGCCGACGCGGACCGGTGACCGTCTACGGCGTGGACAAGTTCCCCCGCATGGTCGACTACGTGCTGCCGTCCGGAGTGCGCATCGCCGACGCGGACCGGGTGCGCCTCGGCGCGCACCTGGCGTCGGGGACCACGGTGATGCACGAAGGCTTCGTCAACTTCAACGCGGGCACGCTGGGCGCCTCGATGGTCGAGGGCCGCATCTCCGCGGGCGTGGTGGTCGGCGACGGCTCGGATGTCGGCGGCGGCGCTTCGATCATGGGAACGCTGTCCGGCGGTGGGACACAGGTGATTTCGATCGGCAAGCGCTGCCTGCTGGGCGCGAACGCCGGGCTGGGCATCCCGCTGGGCGACGACTGCGTCGTCGAGGCCGGGCTGTATGTCACCGCGGGAACCAAGGTCGCTCTGCCCGATGGCACCACGACCAAGGCCCGCGACCTGGCCGGCGGCAACAACCTGTTGTTCCGCCGCAACTCGCAGACCGGTGCGGTCGAGGTGGTGGCCCGCGACGGTCAGGGCATCGCCCTCAACGAGGACCTGCACGCCAACTAA
- a CDS encoding acyl-CoA synthetase — protein MLLTSLAADGSDASDLADAVRIDNTVLSRAELSAASSAVLEDLAGVPTVAVLATPTAQTVLAVTGCLLAGIPVVPVPADVGVAERQHILSDSGARAWLGERPDDLAGLPHFPARAGSSHQLPEVSEDGAALIIYTSGTTGPPKGVQLSGRALAADLDALAQAWQWSPDDVLVHGLPMYHVHGLVLGLLGSLRVGNRFVHTGKPTPEAYAAARGTLYFGVPTVWSRVVADTGAAAALRPARLLVSGSAALPVPVFDALVAQTGHAPIERYGSTESLITLSTRVDGERRPGWVGLPLRGVQTKLVADDGGPVPHDGATIGRLAVRGPTLFDGYLNRPDATAEAFDADGWYRTGDVAVIDADGMHRIVGRESVDLIKSGGFRVGAGEIETALLGHPAVAEVAVVGLPDEDLGQRIVAFVVASPDGSARPTELIDYVAQQLSVHKRPREVRIVDALPRNAMGKVLKKALLT, from the coding sequence ATGCTGCTGACCTCGCTGGCTGCCGACGGCTCCGATGCCTCGGACCTCGCCGATGCGGTGCGTATCGACAACACCGTACTGAGCCGTGCCGAGTTGAGTGCCGCCTCCTCGGCAGTGCTCGAAGATCTTGCCGGCGTGCCGACGGTCGCGGTGTTGGCCACCCCGACGGCGCAGACCGTGCTGGCGGTCACCGGTTGCCTGCTGGCCGGGATACCGGTGGTGCCGGTCCCCGCCGACGTGGGCGTCGCCGAACGCCAGCACATCCTGAGCGACTCGGGTGCACGGGCCTGGCTGGGGGAGCGGCCCGACGACCTCGCCGGCCTGCCGCACTTCCCGGCCCGCGCCGGATCGTCGCACCAGTTGCCCGAAGTGAGCGAAGACGGCGCCGCGTTGATCATCTACACCTCCGGCACCACCGGCCCGCCCAAAGGCGTGCAGCTGAGCGGGCGGGCGCTGGCCGCTGACCTCGACGCGCTGGCGCAGGCCTGGCAGTGGAGTCCCGACGACGTGCTGGTGCACGGCCTGCCGATGTACCACGTGCACGGGTTGGTTTTGGGTCTGCTGGGCTCGCTGCGGGTCGGCAACCGCTTCGTGCACACCGGCAAGCCGACGCCGGAGGCATACGCAGCCGCACGCGGCACGCTGTATTTCGGAGTGCCCACCGTGTGGTCGCGGGTGGTGGCCGACACGGGCGCCGCCGCAGCCTTGCGGCCCGCCCGGCTGCTGGTCTCGGGCAGCGCGGCGCTGCCGGTCCCGGTGTTCGACGCCCTCGTCGCGCAGACCGGTCACGCCCCCATCGAGCGCTACGGCAGCACCGAATCGCTGATCACGCTGAGTACCCGGGTCGATGGTGAGCGCCGCCCGGGCTGGGTGGGTCTGCCGTTGCGCGGGGTGCAGACCAAGCTCGTCGCCGACGACGGTGGGCCGGTGCCACACGACGGGGCGACCATCGGGCGGCTCGCGGTGCGCGGGCCGACGCTGTTCGACGGCTACCTCAACCGGCCCGACGCCACCGCCGAGGCGTTCGACGCCGACGGGTGGTACCGCACCGGGGATGTGGCGGTGATCGACGCCGACGGCATGCACCGGATCGTCGGCCGCGAGTCGGTCGATCTGATCAAGTCCGGTGGTTTTCGGGTCGGGGCCGGTGAGATCGAGACCGCGTTGCTGGGCCATCCCGCGGTTGCCGAAGTGGCCGTCGTCGGTTTGCCCGACGAAGACCTGGGGCAGCGAATCGTCGCGTTCGTCGTCGCCTCGCCGGACGGTTCTGCGCGGCCGACCGAATTGATCGACTATGTCGCTCAACAACTTTCGGTGCACAAACGGCCGCGCGAGGTACGGATCGTGGATGCCCTGCCGCGCAATGCGATGGGAAAAGTGCTCAAGAAGGCGCTGCTGACGTAG
- a CDS encoding TetR/AcrR family transcriptional regulator gives MSASETTGRPLRKDAERNRARVLEAARDLFASKGLEPNLNDVAHHAGVGVGTVYRRFASKEELLEAIFEDGLNQLADLAETALCQPDSWQAIVWYVEHMCEITATDRGLREIAFSKAYGGDRVKTAQERLVPLTKRLVERAQSDGYLRPGLSSTDMPIFALLAGTVSEFAGNIDPELWRRYVAIILDGIRHRSDQTPLPIAALDDDGVECAMQSWEPAGPCGDRSRELR, from the coding sequence GTGAGCGCCAGTGAGACGACCGGCCGCCCGCTGCGCAAGGACGCGGAGCGTAATCGGGCGCGCGTGTTGGAGGCCGCCCGCGACCTGTTTGCCAGCAAGGGCCTGGAGCCCAACCTCAATGACGTCGCGCATCACGCAGGCGTGGGAGTGGGCACCGTCTACCGGAGGTTCGCCAGCAAGGAGGAACTGCTCGAGGCGATCTTCGAAGACGGCTTGAACCAGCTCGCAGATCTCGCGGAAACCGCTCTGTGCCAACCAGACTCATGGCAGGCGATCGTATGGTACGTCGAGCACATGTGTGAGATCACCGCGACGGACCGAGGGCTGCGGGAGATCGCGTTCAGCAAGGCCTACGGGGGCGATCGAGTCAAGACCGCCCAAGAGCGACTTGTTCCCCTGACGAAGAGACTCGTCGAGCGAGCGCAAAGCGACGGCTATCTGCGGCCCGGACTGTCGTCTACGGACATGCCGATCTTCGCGCTACTGGCGGGCACGGTGAGCGAGTTCGCCGGCAACATCGACCCGGAGCTATGGCGGCGCTATGTGGCCATCATCCTCGACGGCATCCGCCACCGCAGTGACCAAACGCCGCTGCCGATCGCCGCACTCGACGACGACGGAGTCGAGTGCGCAATGCAGTCCTGGGAACCCGCGGGTCCCTGCGGTGACCGCAGCCGCGAGTTGAGATGA
- a CDS encoding MmpS family transport accessory protein, producing the protein MKRLISRVWLPALIVTAVAAGALTVAQLRTVFGAHPVVVTDLSSDNAEDFNPKFVTYEIFGSGTTAVINYMDLEGKPQRVTDVALPWTLTLQTTLPSVMPNILAQGDGDSISCRVTVDDEVKQERTATGVNAETFCFVKAA; encoded by the coding sequence ATGAAAAGGCTGATCAGCCGGGTTTGGCTGCCCGCTTTGATCGTGACGGCAGTCGCGGCGGGAGCTCTCACCGTCGCCCAGCTGCGGACCGTGTTCGGTGCGCATCCGGTCGTGGTGACCGACTTGTCCTCGGACAACGCCGAGGACTTCAACCCGAAGTTCGTCACCTACGAGATCTTCGGTTCGGGCACCACGGCCGTCATCAACTACATGGACCTCGAAGGCAAGCCGCAGCGCGTCACGGATGTGGCGCTGCCGTGGACTCTGACTCTGCAGACCACCTTGCCCTCGGTGATGCCCAACATCCTGGCCCAGGGCGACGGCGACAGCATCAGCTGCCGGGTCACCGTCGACGACGAGGTCAAACAGGAAAGGACGGCCACCGGAGTGAATGCCGAGACCTTCTGCTTTGTGAAGGCAGCATGA
- a CDS encoding AAA family ATPase — translation MPIRWNVPEHSAALDQLTAALDADGPRAGAVVLGPDGCGKSTLARLAAEDHADRHPGTRVRWVIGTPAERDVPFGAVSHLVRVADIGKPAALLRAARASMVDAAGDLLLVVDDAHLLDILSATLVYQLALTGTARVIVTGRADCAPAPPPPITALWGDDLLSRIDITASDEAGEAGRDVDAFVAGLPADARAVLDYLAVFEPLALVDLIGLTSADAVRQAEELGAVETRARGGREPDPVVYTAHPLFAERARGALGADGARARRTEVVGALTARPCAHVGEQLRLAALAADSDAPQPAADVVAAAQQALRLGDLQLGERLARHALDRSDSLSARLALAHALGWQGRGRDADAVLAAVDPAGLSEPELMAWALPRAANQFFMLGEPERATAFLAATRGRVTGTAPRITLDALGATFAMNAGNIGRAVEAATAVLADPAADDMAVAWAGSAAALCAARSGRFDDVGPLARRALDAEHPGVLRFTIGLAEITALLMADRLAEARELAWQFTDFAELSQPGRAIGEVLVAQVLIAADEYDAAIKLLAPAAATLERTGYSWGPLSLTLLATALARQSDIAGAAKALSRAESRHGTKSALFAPELGMARAWQRAGMRDQHGAVAAARDAARMAERTGQSAVALQAWYVAVQLGDARAVDPLSRLCDEIDCAFGRTALALARS, via the coding sequence ATGCCGATCCGGTGGAACGTCCCCGAACATTCGGCGGCGTTGGATCAGCTGACCGCGGCGCTCGACGCCGACGGGCCCCGGGCCGGCGCGGTGGTGCTCGGTCCCGACGGGTGCGGCAAGTCCACCCTGGCCCGGTTGGCCGCCGAAGACCACGCCGACCGCCACCCCGGCACCCGGGTGCGCTGGGTGATCGGCACCCCCGCCGAGCGAGACGTGCCGTTCGGCGCCGTCAGCCATCTGGTCCGGGTGGCCGACATCGGCAAACCCGCCGCACTGCTGCGGGCGGCGCGGGCTTCGATGGTCGACGCGGCGGGCGATCTGCTGCTGGTGGTCGACGACGCCCACCTGCTCGACATCTTGTCGGCGACGCTGGTCTACCAGCTGGCGCTGACCGGGACGGCCCGAGTGATCGTCACCGGCCGCGCCGACTGCGCCCCCGCGCCACCGCCGCCGATCACCGCGCTATGGGGCGACGACCTGCTGTCCCGCATCGACATCACCGCCTCCGACGAGGCGGGCGAGGCCGGCCGTGACGTGGACGCCTTCGTGGCGGGCTTGCCGGCCGACGCGCGTGCGGTGCTGGACTACCTGGCCGTCTTCGAACCGCTGGCGCTGGTCGACCTGATCGGCCTCACCAGCGCCGACGCGGTCCGCCAGGCCGAGGAACTGGGCGCGGTGGAGACCCGCGCTCGCGGCGGCCGCGAACCGGACCCCGTGGTCTACACCGCTCACCCGCTGTTCGCCGAGCGGGCCCGCGGCGCGCTGGGCGCCGACGGTGCGCGCGCCCGGCGCACCGAGGTGGTCGGGGCGCTGACGGCCCGGCCCTGCGCACACGTCGGCGAGCAGCTGAGGCTGGCGGCGCTGGCCGCCGACAGCGACGCACCCCAGCCCGCCGCGGACGTGGTGGCCGCGGCGCAGCAGGCGCTGCGGCTGGGCGATCTGCAACTGGGTGAGCGGCTGGCCCGTCACGCCCTGGATCGGTCGGACAGCCTGTCGGCCCGACTGGCGCTGGCGCATGCACTGGGCTGGCAGGGCCGAGGGCGTGACGCCGACGCGGTGCTGGCGGCGGTCGACCCGGCCGGGCTCAGTGAGCCGGAGTTGATGGCCTGGGCGCTGCCGCGGGCCGCCAATCAGTTCTTCATGCTGGGCGAGCCCGAACGCGCCACCGCCTTTCTGGCCGCCACTCGTGGCCGGGTGACCGGCACCGCCCCACGCATCACCCTGGACGCGCTCGGCGCCACCTTCGCGATGAATGCCGGCAACATCGGCCGCGCCGTCGAGGCCGCCACCGCGGTACTGGCCGACCCGGCCGCCGACGACATGGCGGTGGCCTGGGCGGGCAGCGCCGCGGCCCTGTGCGCGGCGCGGTCCGGCCGCTTCGATGACGTCGGCCCGCTGGCACGCCGAGCGCTGGACGCCGAACATCCCGGCGTGCTGCGGTTCACCATCGGGCTCGCCGAGATCACCGCGCTGCTGATGGCCGACCGGCTCGCCGAGGCGCGCGAGCTGGCGTGGCAGTTCACCGATTTCGCCGAGCTGTCCCAGCCCGGGCGGGCGATCGGCGAGGTGCTGGTGGCGCAGGTGCTGATCGCCGCCGACGAGTACGACGCCGCCATCAAGCTGCTGGCACCGGCCGCGGCCACCCTGGAACGCACCGGCTACTCGTGGGGGCCACTGTCGCTGACGCTGCTGGCCACTGCACTGGCCCGCCAGTCCGACATCGCCGGTGCGGCAAAGGCGTTGAGCCGGGCCGAATCCCGGCACGGCACCAAATCGGCACTGTTCGCTCCGGAGTTGGGTATGGCGCGCGCCTGGCAGCGGGCCGGCATGCGCGATCAGCACGGCGCGGTCGCCGCGGCCCGAGACGCCGCCCGGATGGCCGAGCGCACCGGACAGTCGGCGGTGGCGCTGCAGGCCTGGTACGTGGCCGTCCAGCTCGGCGATGCCCGGGCCGTCGATCCGCTGAGCCGGCTGTGCGACGAGATCGACTGCGCGTTCGGCCGGACCGCGCTGGCGCTGGCTAGGAGCTGA